DNA from Pirellulaceae bacterium:
CGCAGGCATTGCAGGCTACGATTTGAGCTGCCGGAGCCTGCGTAAGGGAGCTGGAGCTAGTCAAGTTCATGGTTGCCGCAGTTCTGGTTGATTGTGCGGCAGCGAATGGAATTTCTTAGGCTGTTTGCCTGCTGCGGCTGGAATGTGAGAAGTACCCCGAATCGGTTCGTGATAAAGTTCCGAACGTACAAGCTGTGGCCATTTCGATACTTGTCCCATGTACCTACCGATGACGGACCAGCACAAGCAGCGCTCGAGGCCACTCATAGGTACGTTTTGCACCGATCTCAAGTGTCCTTTCAACAACGCCAATCGAGTTCCAGCGAAGTGTTTCTTCTTGCGCTGGGGTGCTATATAAGCCTCCTGCTGTTCCCGAGTGGCCATCTCGCCGGCCGCTTTCGAATGCACCCGTTGGTAACACAAGGTTTCCGGAACTTGGCGATATTTGCCCCAGAGGGCCAATTCGCCCAATAGTACCTTTTCGGCACCATAGCAGCCCGGCATCGGAAGCGCTTTGTCCAAGACCGCTTTGCGAATTAAGCCAAAGACATCAAAGCACCACGATGTGCCTAGCAACACTCCCTGAAATCGCTGGTGCCGGGCCTGAGAATCATGGTGAATTCGCGGATGTCCGGCTTGCCGCGAGTGAGCTAACCCATCGGCCGCATCATCCCCTGCATCCAAAATCGTGCCATACTGGTCGATTTTTCCGAACGCCGAATGCACCCAGGCGGAATCTGGGTCTGATTCGATCAATTCC
Protein-coding regions in this window:
- a CDS encoding glycosyltransferase family 2 protein, which produces MSPRRPKISLGMPIYNGAAFLRETLESLLGQTYGDFELIISDNASTDETGEICQEYANGDDRIRYQRLEANLGAVANFNRLIGLAGGQYYKWVAADDMCQPTFLEAALELIESDPDSAWVHSAFGKIDQYGTILDAGDDAADGLAHSRQAGHPRIHHDSQARHQRFQGVLLGTSWCFDVFGLIRKAVLDKALPMPGCYGAEKVLLGELALWGKYRQVPETLCYQRVHSKAAGEMATREQQEAYIAPQRKKKHFAGTRLALLKGHLRSVQNVPMSGLERCLCWSVIGRYMGQVSKWPQLVRSELYHEPIRGTSHIPAAAGKQPKKFHSLPHNQPELRQP